One region of Pseudomonas sp. B21-040 genomic DNA includes:
- a CDS encoding antimicrobial resistance protein Mig-14, translating to MLNRFQGWRERGWTVVDASTYAQAWQRFGGSVATHPMVVERLAQLADIPVRYLAWEQNGDVKAAIPTWGRDLALSKDVLKRRGKKGLFDLGNAEVILPAAADAQAPLRHRGRYLSALSEGRFSAIKLQAEQLAMARTPEELSKKFRYNQRRELRLLEEAGGVVRPVAEFSSSELAAIYCDLFQRRWGFPATGAERMGEVIELLRDLLIGSVIFLNDAPIAIQLVYRVESPEWISVEYINGGVDPETREFSPGSVLSFINTQSAWEHARALDKPLRFSFGRADREYKDRWCNPVPVFTV from the coding sequence ATGCTCAACCGATTTCAAGGCTGGCGCGAACGTGGCTGGACGGTAGTCGACGCCTCGACTTATGCACAGGCCTGGCAGCGATTTGGCGGTAGCGTCGCGACGCACCCCATGGTGGTTGAGCGCCTGGCGCAACTGGCCGACATTCCGGTGCGCTATCTGGCCTGGGAACAGAACGGTGACGTGAAAGCCGCCATTCCGACCTGGGGGCGCGACCTCGCGCTGTCCAAGGACGTACTCAAGCGCCGTGGCAAAAAAGGCTTGTTCGACCTCGGCAATGCCGAGGTGATCCTGCCGGCCGCCGCCGATGCTCAAGCACCGCTGCGCCATCGCGGGCGTTATTTGTCGGCGCTGAGCGAGGGCCGTTTCAGCGCTATCAAGTTGCAAGCCGAACAACTGGCCATGGCGCGCACGCCGGAAGAACTGTCGAAGAAATTCCGCTACAACCAGCGCCGTGAATTGCGCCTGCTGGAAGAAGCCGGTGGCGTTGTGCGACCGGTCGCCGAATTTTCCAGCTCGGAGTTGGCCGCGATTTATTGCGACCTGTTCCAGCGCCGCTGGGGGTTCCCGGCCACGGGTGCCGAGCGTATGGGCGAGGTGATCGAACTGTTGCGGGACTTGCTGATCGGTTCGGTGATTTTCCTCAACGATGCACCGATTGCCATTCAATTGGTGTATCGCGTCGAGTCGCCCGAGTGGATCAGCGTCGAATACATCAACGGTGGCGTCGATCCCGAGACCCGCGAGTTCAGCCCCGGCAGCGTGCTGAGTTTTATCAACACGCAAAGCGCTTGGGAACACGCGCGGGCCCTGGATAAGCCATTGCGGTTTTCCTTCGGCCGCGCTGACCGCGAGTACAAGGACCGCTGGTGCAACCCTGTACCGGTTTTTACCGTGTGA
- a CDS encoding PIG-L deacetylase family protein, which yields MSRKQQLLKRHRRNKRISLLIALMLLIAIGVLVAWWLPLVLAVLGWIAHEAWFADHLFYSPKDDYQYSFPAYTPQPKVHLEGERLRLDEGVMLVDDATLVLALRIKSSWLGRFFDPVVELSGGDNPDRQTFERGVNGLRYLNLSGQAQALSRGELRLRGRHCRLLGEPVLWALEQPDFRRQRVMVIAPHADDAELAAYGLYSQADEAWIVTLTAGEIEAGHYQQLGLDKVEAARLKGRLRAWDSIAVPRWAGVPEAHCVQLGYFCLQLAAMQATPAQPVASREADLSDTRLFRQLNPFALPGDADGAPTWNNLLADLRELLLRARPEVIVLPHPTLDPHPDHICAQQAVLEALQGLEWQPTTLLGYANHLHDNDRWPMGDAGQGVTLPPAFEPATPMQPCCLPLSLELQRDKAMALGMMHDLQPPMPAKRRLRRLIQRLLAGRKPPVYGENEFFRKAVRRHELLWILKHTPINVSQRGEL from the coding sequence ATGAGCCGCAAACAGCAACTGCTCAAGCGCCATCGGCGCAACAAACGCATTAGCCTGCTGATCGCGCTGATGCTGTTGATAGCCATCGGCGTGCTGGTGGCCTGGTGGTTGCCGCTGGTGCTCGCCGTCCTGGGCTGGATTGCCCACGAAGCATGGTTTGCCGATCACTTGTTTTACTCCCCCAAGGACGATTACCAATACAGCTTCCCGGCGTATACCCCGCAACCCAAGGTTCACCTGGAGGGGGAACGTTTGCGCCTGGATGAAGGCGTCATGCTGGTCGACGATGCCACGCTGGTGTTGGCGCTGCGGATTAAAAGCAGCTGGTTGGGGCGCTTTTTTGACCCGGTGGTGGAACTGTCGGGCGGTGACAACCCGGATCGCCAAACCTTTGAACGCGGCGTAAACGGCCTGCGTTACCTGAACCTCAGCGGTCAGGCGCAAGCGCTGTCGCGCGGTGAATTGCGCCTGCGTGGGCGCCACTGCCGCTTGCTCGGCGAGCCGGTGTTGTGGGCGCTGGAGCAGCCCGACTTCCGCCGTCAACGGGTGATGGTGATTGCGCCTCACGCCGACGACGCCGAACTGGCTGCCTATGGTTTGTACAGTCAAGCCGATGAAGCCTGGATCGTCACCCTGACGGCCGGTGAAATCGAAGCCGGGCACTATCAACAACTGGGCCTGGACAAGGTCGAGGCCGCACGCCTCAAGGGGCGTTTGCGTGCGTGGGACAGTATCGCCGTCCCGCGTTGGGCAGGCGTCCCTGAAGCACATTGCGTGCAGTTGGGTTATTTCTGTCTGCAACTGGCCGCGATGCAGGCTACCCCGGCGCAACCGGTGGCTTCGCGGGAAGCGGATTTGAGCGATACGCGTCTGTTTCGCCAGTTGAACCCGTTTGCCCTGCCGGGCGATGCAGACGGAGCGCCGACCTGGAACAACTTGTTGGCCGATTTACGCGAACTGCTGCTGCGCGCGCGTCCTGAAGTGATTGTGCTGCCGCATCCGACGCTCGATCCGCACCCTGATCATATCTGCGCCCAGCAGGCCGTCCTCGAGGCGTTGCAAGGGCTCGAATGGCAGCCGACGACACTGCTCGGCTACGCTAATCACCTGCACGACAACGACCGTTGGCCAATGGGTGATGCCGGTCAGGGCGTCACGTTGCCGCCAGCCTTCGAACCGGCCACGCCGATGCAGCCTTGCTGCCTGCCGTTGTCGCTGGAACTTCAGCGCGATAAAGCCATGGCATTGGGCATGATGCATGACCTGCAACCGCCCATGCCGGCCAAGCGCCGACTGCGCCGGTTGATCCAGCGGCTGCTGGCCGGGCGCAAGCCACCGGTCTACGGCGAAAACGAATTCTTTCGCAAGGCTGTTCGGCGTCACGAGCTGTTGTGGATACTCAAGCACACACCAATAAACGTTTCGCAGCGGGGAGAGTTATGA
- a CDS encoding glycosyltransferase family 4 protein: MSQRSKVLQLQPDYNVKAHDFADLAEQIVKALPSDRYEVTAAFLRGKPGPGEAVSRADRSVYFEFSDKSLKGMRLRAMWTLYKFCRAEKFDVVICNRFKPVNMMLALNRWLKVPLCIGISHGFGEYDRFYRRRQTQRLIDRHWRFVGVSPAVKQYLLDCDCGFTDQNTYAITNAIDIEQAEGLQHSRERARELLGIDPSVRLIGALGRLVPVKGHIYLLQAFAALKDKYPNTQLAIIGAGREESRLSAEIERLGLNGRAHLLGFKEIALQYIRAFDVWTMPSLAEGLGLALLEGMSGHLPVIASNVPAMLPLIEGAGGLAITPKDVPSLVAALDNYLGLADDELKAKGEQAYRYLQEQHDIEVFRQEYLNLIESGLEQARKEQP; this comes from the coding sequence ATGAGCCAGCGGTCAAAGGTTCTGCAGTTGCAGCCTGACTACAACGTCAAAGCCCATGATTTTGCCGACCTCGCGGAGCAGATCGTCAAGGCGCTGCCCAGTGATCGCTATGAAGTGACGGCGGCGTTCCTGCGGGGCAAGCCCGGGCCGGGCGAGGCCGTCAGCCGAGCCGACCGTTCGGTGTATTTCGAGTTTTCCGACAAGTCGCTCAAAGGCATGCGTTTGCGGGCGATGTGGACGCTGTACAAGTTTTGCCGCGCGGAAAAATTCGACGTGGTGATCTGCAACCGCTTCAAGCCTGTGAACATGATGCTGGCGCTTAACCGCTGGTTGAAAGTGCCGCTGTGCATCGGCATTTCCCATGGCTTTGGCGAGTACGACCGGTTTTACCGACGCCGCCAGACCCAGCGCCTGATCGATCGTCACTGGCGTTTTGTCGGTGTCTCCCCGGCGGTCAAACAGTACCTGCTGGATTGCGATTGCGGTTTCACCGACCAGAACACCTACGCCATCACCAACGCCATCGACATCGAGCAGGCTGAAGGTTTGCAGCACAGTCGTGAGCGTGCCCGCGAGTTGTTGGGCATCGACCCGTCGGTTCGCCTGATTGGCGCGCTGGGGCGCCTGGTGCCGGTCAAGGGCCACATTTATCTGTTGCAGGCGTTTGCCGCGCTTAAGGACAAGTACCCGAACACTCAGTTGGCGATCATTGGTGCCGGCCGCGAAGAGTCTCGCCTGAGTGCCGAAATCGAGCGCCTGGGCCTGAACGGGCGTGCGCACTTGCTGGGCTTCAAGGAGATTGCCTTGCAGTACATTCGCGCATTCGACGTCTGGACCATGCCGTCCCTGGCTGAAGGCCTCGGGCTGGCGCTGCTCGAAGGCATGAGCGGGCATCTTCCGGTGATCGCCTCCAACGTGCCCGCCATGCTGCCGCTGATCGAAGGCGCTGGCGGGTTGGCGATTACCCCCAAGGACGTGCCAAGCCTGGTCGCGGCGCTGGACAATTACCTCGGGCTGGCGGATGACGAGCTCAAGGCCAAGGGCGAGCAGGCCTACCGTTATCTCCAGGAACAACATGACATCGAGGTGTTCCGTCAGGAATACCTGAACCTGATCGAATCCGGCCTGGAACAGGCTCGCAAGGAACAACCATGA
- a CDS encoding glycosyltransferase — translation MSAAQPLVTVIIASYNHARYIEESILSVLNQTYKNIELLVVDDGSKDDSVERIKVLQAQYGFDFRVQENQGLTNTLNGAIARSGGSLIVPFGSDDIMLPERIATQVAHMEGKPEVGICAGNIELIDADGNLYPEKRQRRDVPFRRLDFDDMFLERKPYPPAPTLMIRREALDKVGGFDPTIRLEDLLIELKVTHAGYFIDGLNVLMARYRKHATNSYKNHRFMIDSILRTYALFSDHPLYDEVRYRFLSSMFLKTANRDRKLARELLAQIPLKAWNKKTWRGLGRLYFSPLEKD, via the coding sequence ATGAGCGCCGCGCAACCTCTCGTCACGGTCATCATCGCGTCGTACAACCACGCTCGCTACATCGAGGAAAGCATTCTCAGCGTCCTAAACCAGACCTATAAGAACATCGAATTGCTGGTGGTCGACGACGGTTCCAAAGACGACAGCGTCGAACGCATCAAGGTGTTGCAGGCGCAATATGGATTCGATTTTCGGGTTCAGGAGAATCAGGGGCTGACCAACACGCTCAACGGTGCCATTGCTCGCTCCGGCGGCAGTCTCATCGTGCCGTTTGGTTCCGACGACATCATGCTGCCGGAACGCATCGCCACCCAGGTCGCGCACATGGAGGGCAAGCCCGAGGTCGGCATCTGCGCCGGCAATATCGAGCTGATCGACGCCGACGGCAATCTGTACCCGGAGAAGCGTCAGCGCCGTGACGTGCCGTTCCGTCGCCTGGACTTCGATGACATGTTTCTGGAGCGCAAACCTTATCCACCTGCCCCGACCCTGATGATCCGCCGGGAAGCGCTGGACAAGGTGGGCGGGTTCGATCCGACCATTCGCCTGGAAGACCTGCTGATCGAACTGAAGGTGACCCACGCCGGTTACTTTATCGATGGTCTGAATGTGCTGATGGCGCGCTATCGCAAGCACGCCACCAATTCCTACAAGAACCATCGCTTCATGATCGACAGCATCTTGCGTACCTACGCGCTGTTCAGCGATCACCCGCTGTATGACGAGGTTCGCTACAGGTTTCTCAGCTCGATGTTCCTCAAGACCGCCAACCGTGATCGCAAACTGGCCCGCGAACTGCTGGCGCAGATCCCGTTAAAGGCCTGGAACAAGAAGACCTGGCGTGGTCTGGGGCGACTGTATTTCTCGCCACTGGAAAAAGACTGA
- a CDS encoding acyltransferase — MTETNPLIALAAYLLAIVTAALLLRAVPKIARHIEHSGESRYASIDGLRGYLAFGVFVHHAIITLIFLRTGVIDFPPSNLYSQLGQGSVALFFMITGFLFWNRLLTQERQHDWLAFAVSRLFRLYPLYLPLMLIVFVSVFYLQNWELKDSGLRFAGQVLAWLTFDRPDVNQYYQTGMMISNVTWTLGYEVFFYLALPLAAMVFIYRGSRLQVVLCLIGIYALYEVVGLEHSLKKHFLASFLGGIGAAYWIRRPQLVAWAQSRMAGIIALLALVIAFTAFNRAFSLRPLLLMSLFFVIVASGNTLFGALKPRSIRWLGEISYSTYLLHGYVLWVLIQRLPPMLGLNAGDLWTFLPLLALCSCLLIIISSLTFLYIEKPGITAGRKVLQWLRQGKEAKKSLTEKIAGES, encoded by the coding sequence ATGACTGAAACCAACCCACTCATTGCGCTGGCAGCTTATCTGCTGGCCATCGTGACCGCCGCCCTGTTGTTGCGCGCCGTTCCGAAAATCGCCCGGCACATCGAACATTCCGGTGAAAGCCGCTATGCCAGCATTGATGGGTTACGCGGTTACCTGGCGTTCGGCGTGTTCGTGCACCACGCGATCATTACCTTGATCTTCCTGCGCACGGGCGTGATTGATTTTCCGCCGAGCAATTTGTACTCGCAGCTGGGCCAGGGCAGTGTCGCGCTGTTTTTCATGATCACCGGCTTCCTGTTCTGGAACCGATTGCTCACCCAGGAGCGTCAACACGACTGGCTGGCCTTCGCGGTATCGAGGCTGTTTCGCCTTTACCCGTTGTACTTGCCGCTGATGCTGATCGTGTTTGTCTCGGTGTTCTACCTGCAAAACTGGGAACTCAAGGACTCTGGCCTCCGTTTCGCCGGCCAGGTCCTGGCCTGGCTGACCTTCGACCGGCCGGACGTCAACCAGTACTACCAAACCGGCATGATGATCTCCAACGTCACCTGGACCTTGGGCTATGAGGTGTTTTTCTATCTGGCACTGCCCCTTGCCGCCATGGTGTTCATCTACCGGGGCAGCAGGCTGCAAGTGGTGTTGTGCCTGATCGGCATTTACGCCCTGTATGAAGTGGTCGGCCTGGAGCACTCGCTGAAAAAACACTTTCTGGCGAGTTTTCTCGGCGGCATCGGCGCTGCGTACTGGATTCGTCGGCCGCAACTGGTGGCTTGGGCTCAATCGCGAATGGCGGGGATTATCGCACTGCTGGCATTGGTGATTGCCTTCACGGCATTCAACCGTGCTTTCAGCCTGAGGCCACTGCTGCTCATGTCGTTGTTCTTTGTGATTGTGGCGTCTGGGAACACCCTGTTCGGTGCGTTGAAACCGCGCAGCATCCGCTGGCTCGGCGAAATCAGCTACAGCACCTATTTGCTGCACGGCTATGTGCTGTGGGTGTTGATCCAGCGCCTGCCGCCAATGCTTGGGCTAAACGCCGGCGACCTCTGGACCTTTCTCCCACTGCTGGCCCTGTGCAGTTGCCTGCTGATCATCATCAGCAGCCTGACGTTCCTGTATATCGAGAAACCGGGCATAACGGCCGGCAGGAAGGTATTGCAGTGGCTGCGCCAAGGCAAAGAGGCCAAGAAGAGCCTGACAGAGAAGATCGCCGGCGAAAGCTGA
- a CDS encoding bifunctional O-antigen ligase/aminoglycoside phosphotransferase family protein: MQLSGFNSVSNRVFDFICLWILPLGYLLLLCALFFLPGRSVHHKLFYGLFSIPALIALCLRPRELNELVRDPIFIAVLTFAAWALLSLCWGPDKEDIAGQFKPPLHTLLLFTGCYLLVRYRSEIIQPLLFAAALVGLIGTAHDLFMFARVYQPGLRLIGGGAFDNPLLSSHMYGFYAAYWLSISMLCKRRQMLWLSLPALAIMFAAVIATGSRTPLVALTMAALWLSFICWNRRSVALLGVLAASGVTVYVLFSRMIIERGDSYRFEIWQLALQKIADHPWIGHGYNAQLSIDPGVGYNFQEPHSFVLGVLYYVGVVGLLPWLFFHAWSLLSSWRNRLQPLFIIASTWLIFGIGAGLTEGGGIISRPKEHWFLLWIPLALIVALSVNQRARRLLTMPIKTLTPAARQQLTANAQVIEEDGLGPKVLRLLDGSFLKLFRGRRWYTSGSFNPYSERFAVNSQQLRSMGIPTPPILHLYRLPDGSSAVHYSPLPGNTLRQVLQGITAPAVRQALVQRFGKFMAQLHEQGVYFRSLHLGNVLVLEDGEFGLIDVADLRIYPSSLSLPLRQRNLRHMQRYTVDKRWLFEEHFEALLQGYAMTASKSAVDNLHRQVLAGNAPARAL; the protein is encoded by the coding sequence ATGCAACTAAGCGGTTTCAATAGTGTGTCAAATCGAGTCTTCGATTTCATTTGCCTCTGGATTCTTCCACTCGGCTATCTCTTGCTGCTGTGCGCACTCTTCTTCCTGCCAGGTCGAAGTGTGCACCACAAACTTTTTTATGGCCTTTTCAGCATTCCAGCGCTGATCGCCCTGTGCCTGCGCCCCCGCGAACTCAACGAATTGGTCCGCGACCCGATTTTCATCGCCGTGCTGACGTTCGCAGCCTGGGCATTGCTGAGTTTGTGCTGGGGGCCGGATAAGGAAGACATCGCCGGACAATTCAAACCACCGCTGCATACCCTGCTGCTGTTCACGGGTTGCTACTTGCTGGTGCGCTATCGCAGCGAAATCATTCAACCCTTGCTGTTTGCCGCTGCATTGGTCGGACTGATCGGCACCGCCCACGATCTGTTCATGTTCGCTCGCGTATACCAGCCTGGCCTGCGTTTGATCGGTGGCGGCGCGTTCGATAACCCGCTGCTCAGCTCTCACATGTATGGCTTTTACGCCGCCTACTGGCTCAGCATCAGCATGCTCTGCAAGCGTCGCCAAATGCTCTGGCTGAGCCTCCCGGCGCTGGCAATCATGTTTGCCGCGGTGATTGCCACCGGCTCCAGGACGCCTCTGGTTGCGCTGACGATGGCGGCACTCTGGCTTAGCTTCATTTGCTGGAACCGCCGCTCGGTCGCATTGTTGGGGGTGTTGGCTGCCAGCGGAGTCACGGTTTACGTGCTGTTTTCGCGAATGATCATCGAAAGGGGCGACTCTTACCGCTTCGAAATCTGGCAGTTGGCCTTACAGAAAATTGCTGATCACCCCTGGATCGGTCATGGCTATAACGCCCAACTGTCGATCGACCCCGGCGTCGGCTACAACTTTCAGGAACCCCACAGCTTTGTCCTGGGCGTGCTCTATTACGTGGGTGTTGTTGGCCTGCTGCCGTGGTTGTTTTTCCATGCCTGGAGCCTGTTAAGCAGTTGGCGCAATCGCCTGCAGCCCCTGTTTATCATCGCTTCGACCTGGTTGATATTTGGTATTGGTGCTGGCCTGACCGAGGGCGGCGGCATTATTTCGCGGCCCAAGGAGCACTGGTTCCTGCTGTGGATTCCGCTGGCGCTAATCGTCGCGCTGAGTGTCAATCAACGCGCCAGACGCTTGCTGACGATGCCTATCAAGACGCTGACGCCGGCGGCCCGGCAACAGTTGACCGCCAATGCGCAGGTCATCGAAGAAGATGGCCTGGGCCCCAAAGTCTTGCGCCTGCTCGATGGCAGCTTCCTCAAGCTGTTTCGCGGCCGTCGCTGGTACACCTCCGGCAGTTTCAACCCCTACTCCGAACGTTTTGCCGTCAACAGCCAGCAACTGCGCAGCATGGGGATCCCGACGCCGCCAATTCTTCACCTTTATCGCCTCCCAGACGGCAGCAGTGCTGTGCATTATTCGCCACTACCGGGCAATACACTGCGTCAGGTCTTGCAAGGCATAACCGCTCCGGCGGTGCGCCAGGCGCTGGTGCAGCGTTTTGGCAAGTTCATGGCTCAATTGCACGAGCAAGGCGTCTATTTCCGCTCGTTGCATCTGGGTAATGTGCTGGTGCTTGAAGATGGCGAGTTCGGCTTGATCGATGTGGCCGACCTGCGCATTTACCCTTCTTCATTGAGCCTTCCCCTGCGTCAGCGAAACCTGCGCCATATGCAGCGCTACACGGTGGACAAGCGCTGGCTGTTCGAAGAACACTTCGAAGCCCTGCTTCAGGGCTACGCCATGACGGCCTCGAAGTCCGCTGTTGATAACCTGCACAGGCAAGTGCTGGCCGGGAATGCCCCGGCTCGAGCTCTTTGA